The nucleotide sequence TGGATTGTTGCTCCTTGGGTTCCACTTAAAGCAACCTCTATTTGATTGTCAAATGAAGTTGATGATGGAGCAATATTCACTTCAACAGTTACATCTTCATCAATAGGCGGACAGTCTCCTGGGCAAGTAGAAGTTACTACTCCTCCATCATACCATGATGAACCACTTATTGTGACATCTTCGTCTTGATTGGCATTATAATCATGGAAAACAAAGCTTGCACTTTCAGCTCCTGCTAAAGTAATTTTATACCAGCTTGCAGTACCATCAACTTTTTGCATTGTAACTCCTGGCCACTCTGTATCATCAACAACTCCTGCTGGTACTGCTGCCCAATGATGTGCATATAATGTTCCCCACCCTGATGGTTTTCGAACATAAACAGACATTTCCGGTAATTGCTCACCAATGTAGAATTTCTTTTCATCGTACCCTGACCTACCATCAGCATCAAAAGAAATTGCTTTTACTGTCGTAGTAGAAGCGAGCATAAAAGTTCCATTATATTTTGTTGAAGACACTGATGGCGTTGTACCGTCTAGCGTATAAAAAATATCTAATTGTGTATCTCTATCATCAGAAACTGTTAATTCTACTTCTAAAGGGTTATCTGATTGAGAAACTTGAGGGTTAATTGTTACAATAGGTGATTGATTGACCCCTGTACCTTTATCCCAAATCGCATAATTTAATCCATCAGATTGTAATACCCAACCTGATCCAGAAGGAGACCAATTTGTATTTCCTAAACGCACAGCCACCTTATCATCAATAATTGCAGCATATCCGCTTCCATCAGCTTGTTGGATACTCACAGCACTTGTGCTATGAATACCATTCGCTTTTCTAAGGGCTACCATATTTGCAATATCATCATACAAACCATACTCAAATAAATGAGAATAGAACACCATTGGAGATCCAGCATGTGTTAAGATATAGGCATATCCTTGAAGTATTTGAGAATTTGAAGAAGGATCATTAGGGAAAGCACTACCAGGATGATCACCTTGACGTACTGGCTCAGTATCGTGATTTTCCAAGAAAGTTACTGAGTTTTGCGGCCAAACGCCTGCAATACCTGGCATTTTACCACCATTATTTAAAGCTCCATAATTACCAGTCATTGCTTCATGCAATGCGAACTTCAAAGGAAAGTCAAAAGCTGTAGAAGTACCTTGTGCTCCATCCATCCAATTAACAATCGCTTGTGTATCACCTGTCCAGTTTTCTCCAATTGAAATATAAGGTGATGTTGCATTATTGTATTCAGCAAAGAAACCTGCTCCAAAACCATGAACAAAATCATATCTCCAACCGGCATAACCAATATCAGAGATCAACCAATTCATCCAATCTTTAATTGCCTGTCTTGTTTCATTATCATTATGGTTGATGTCTCTAGCAGCACTATAAGGCGTTCCTGTATCCCAATCTCCACATCCTTGTCCAGGAAATTGTTCGTTTACTTCATCATCTTGGGTGATTGCATTACACCCCAAGGCAGGTTCACAGAAATCAGCCCAATTGGTACAGCCTACTCTGTGATTTATCACAATATCTGCGATAGAAATAATTCCTTCACTTTTTAAATGAGCAATTAAGTCTATCAATTCTTGCTGAGTACCATAGTTTGAATTTAAATCGTACCATTTTCTAGGAAGGTAGCCTGCTCGATCTGCTGCATCAGAAGAAGGTGGTAACCACACACCATCAATATCAGCTGCTTTAATAGCCGTTACTTTAGAGTCTAAGTTTGCCCACCAGTCCATTTTCTCAGCATCTGCTGATTCCCAATGGAAACCTTGTAAATATACTTCGGTTCCATCTGCCTGTTGAGCAAAAGCGGATTGATAGGAAAGGCACAGCAAATAGCAGAGCATACCTATCACTCCTTTCGTTAGTTTTTTCATTTTCATTTCATTTAGTTAAAAAGATATACCAATCAGTTGGCATGGATTGTAAAGGACACTCCGCAATGTAGAAGATTGATTTTCTTGAATCGCTCCGGTATTATTTTTTGATGTACATGATAAATGAAAACGTACCATTTGAAGAACCGGTACGGTCTAATTAATACATTTTGAGTGTTTTCAGTTACTTTTCAGAAGGATAGGGTAATTTGTAATGCTGAATTTATTATCTTCCATACATCAAATAAGAAACTCAAACTTGACAGACTATTATGGAATTCTCTGCAATAAAAAATGTTAGTATTATTGGAGCTGGATGGTTGGGCATGCCTTTAATTGATCAATTAATAGAGGCAGGGTACAATGTAAAAGCATCAACAAGTACAGAAGAAAAACTCATTGATATTCGCACAAAAGGAGCAAAAGCTTATCTACTAAAATTCACTCCGACTTGTCAAGATATGGAGGCTCTAAAAGACCTTCTAGACACTGATGTAGTCATTATTTTACTACCCCCAAGATTTAGACAGCATAATATGGTTACTTATCATGCTGAACAAATAAAAGTTATTAAAGACTTGATAGAAGACTTGCCTGTCAATAAGGTAATTTATAGCAGTTCTATAAGTGTTTATGAAAATAGTAATAAGGAAATAAATGAGAATGCAGAAGTTTCACATCACTCTAAATCCAAAGCAATTACTATGGCCGAAGAAGTCTTAAGGATCAATACAGACTTGGATGCTACTATTTTAAGATTTGGAGGTTTAATGGGATATGATAGAATTCCTGCAAAATATGTTGATGGCAAAAAGGACCTTAGCTATGGTGATATTCCTGTGAACTACACTTTCAGAGATGATGCGGTAAGATCAATTATGAAAATATTAGAAGTAAATGATCATAACAGCTGGAATAAGGTCTTTAATGTTGTTGCTCCTGAACATCCTCCAAAGAAATCTGTTTATGAAGCATCATTAAAATATGGTGATTACATTATGCCTACTTTTTCTTCGGAAGATAAAGCCCCTCCTTTCAAGATCATTAATAGTGATAAAATTGTCAATAAGATTGGGTTTAATTTTATCTACGAAAATCCTTTAGAGTTTATTTACAATGAAAACTCTATATGATATAAAAATAAAAGAAACTTACCTTAAAAAAGTAAGTTTCTTTCCCCTTAACAATTAAACCAAATAATCCTTAAATATCTTTTTTAACTATTCTCCACAGAGAGCATTACATCGGGTGTCACCCTAGATGCTTTTCTAATAAGCATATTCAAAAGTACATTATATTTTATTTACAAAGATTTAATTTCGGTTAAGGGCCACTTTTTTTCGATGAATAACAAAATCATATCGATAAAAAAGCTAGAATTTATCTATAACATTCAAAACATCTTCAATTTCAGATAAATAGCCTCTTCCAAATAAATTGAGATGAACTAACAAAGGATAAAGATTATAAACCTTTAATCTTTCTTTAATCCCCTCTTCCCAAGGAAAAACATCGTAGTAAGCATGGAAAAACGACTCATCAAAACCACCAAACATAGTTGTAAAAGCCAGTTCTGATTCTCTATGGCCAAAATAAATAGCTGGATCAATTAAACAAGGCTCACCCTGGCTTCCTACCATTGTATTACCACTCCATAAATCTCCATGTAAAAATGAGGGTTGCTCAATTGGAAAATAACCTTTTAATTGATCACTTAAACGCTCTATTTTATCAATATAGCTTGATG is from Flammeovirga agarivorans and encodes:
- a CDS encoding NAD(P)H-binding protein, with product MEFSAIKNVSIIGAGWLGMPLIDQLIEAGYNVKASTSTEEKLIDIRTKGAKAYLLKFTPTCQDMEALKDLLDTDVVIILLPPRFRQHNMVTYHAEQIKVIKDLIEDLPVNKVIYSSSISVYENSNKEINENAEVSHHSKSKAITMAEEVLRINTDLDATILRFGGLMGYDRIPAKYVDGKKDLSYGDIPVNYTFRDDAVRSIMKILEVNDHNSWNKVFNVVAPEHPPKKSVYEASLKYGDYIMPTFSSEDKAPPFKIINSDKIVNKIGFNFIYENPLEFIYNENSI